One genomic segment of Mangifera indica cultivar Alphonso chromosome 6, CATAS_Mindica_2.1, whole genome shotgun sequence includes these proteins:
- the LOC123219461 gene encoding microtubule-associated protein 70-5-like, whose translation MVGFAEIKVGGVQELSLTHHPDPVVLELNRLQNQLKEKDMEFGVAQGEIKALQATDVMKDKAMEELRNEVKKLHEKLSVTESLLEHKNLEIKKLTNEKRDALAAQYAAEATLRRVHANLKDDYSVPIESVLAPLEAEVKMYKHEVAALQEDKKALERLTKSKESALVEAEKILRSALERALIVEEVQNLNFELKRQIEICQEENRILEKTNRQKVLEVEKLSQTIKELEEAVLAGGAAANAVRDFRRQISELNEEKRTLERELSRVKVSANRVATLVANEWKDENDKVMPVRQWLEERRLMQAEMQRLKDKLAISERTAKAEAQLKDKLKLRLNTLEEGLRHVSSFSVNPNVLCGSQKTDKSSNILRFLTPNGGLRKRSTSQPRASTVNRNSLLQQPNIENGTVSATRGLNKPDNLKKRENMLRKSMWPSRSKVIDSSGKENTDVKENTDTYVEKFKEDDTTVPAEVRNRTGGSLEDLQNNRRENANPDSEDMVSGVLYDRLQREVIQLRKFCEAKENSLNAKDQEIKMLMKKVDALTKAMEIESKKVKREAAAREKEAKSMKPDDTKNTRSISSSRSRGTKAP comes from the exons ATGGTTGGTTTTGCAGAAATTAAAGTTGGAGGAGTGCAAGAGCTCTCTCTTACTCACCACCCTGACCCTGTTGTGTTGGAACTCAACCGTTTGCAGAACCAGCTCAAAG AGAAGGACATGGAGTTTGGGGTTGCTCAGGGCGAAATCAAGGCATTGCAAGCGACAGATGTCATGAAGGATAAGGCTATGGAAGAg CTCAGAAATGAAGTGAAGAAGTTGCATGAGAAGCTTTCTGTGACTGAAAGTCTCCTTGAACATAAG AATCTGGAAATCAAGAAGCTAACAAATGAGAAGAGAGATGCATTGGCTGCTCAATATGCTGCAGAAGCTACTCTTAGGAGGGTGCATGCAAATCTAAAGGATGATTATTCTGTGCCAATTGAATCTGTTCTTGCCCCTTTGGAGGCAGAGGTGAAGATGTATAAACATGAG GTTGCAGCACTTCAAGAGGATAAGAAGGCATTGGAACGTCTCACTAAGTCGAAAGAGTCAGCTCTTGTTGAAGCGGAAAAGATTTTGCGAAGTGCTTTGGAAAGAGCTTTGATAGTTGAGGAGGTTCAAAACCTGAACTTTGAATTGAAGAGACAGATTGAGATTTGCCAG GAGGAGAACAGAATCCTTGAGAAAACCAATCGTCAAAAGGTCTTAGAGGTCGAAAAGCTTAGCCAAACCATTAAAGAACTTGAGGAGGCTGTTTTGGCTGGTGGGGCTGCAGCCAATGCTGTTCGTGACTTTAGGCGACAGATTTCTGAACTAAAT GAGGAAAAGAGGACCTTGGAGAGGGAGTTGTCCAGAGTTAAAGTTTCAGCCAACCGCGTAGCAACTTTGGTCGCTAATGAGTGGAAGGATGAGAATGACAAAGTTATGCCTGTTAGGCAATGGTTGGAAGAGAGAAGATTGATGCAG GCAGAAATGCAAAGATTGAAAGACAAACTAGCAATATCAGAGAGAACAGCCAAAGCAGAAGCACAATTGAAg GATAAATTGAAGCTGAGGCTAAACACATTGGAAGAAGGCTTAAGGCATGTGTCAAGTTTCTCAGTGAATCCGAATGTGCTTTGTGGATCCCAAAAAACAGACAAGTCCAGTAACATTCTAAGATTCTTAACACCAAATGGTGGACTAAGGAAGAGGTCTACATCACAGCCAAGGGCTTCAACTGTCAACAGAAACTCTCTATTGCAGCAGCCGAACATTGAAAATGGAACAGTCAGTGCTACCAGAGGACTAAACAAACctgataatttgaaaaaaagagagaatatgcTGAGAAAAAGTATGTGGCCATCAAGAAGTAAAGTCATTGATAGCAGTGGAAAGGAAAATACTGATGTGAAGGAGAATACAGACACCTATGTTGAAAAGTTTAAGGAGGATGATACAACTGTTCCAGCAGAAGTCAGAAACAGAACTGGTGGCAGCCTCGAGGACTTGCAGAATAACAGGAGGGAAAATGCAAATCCTGATAGTGAAGACATGGTTTCTGGGGTCCTATATGACAGACTTCAAAGGGAAGTCATACAATTAAGGAAGTTTTGTGAGGCTAAAGAAAATAGCTTGAATGCCAAAGATCAGGAAATTAAG ATGCTGATGAAGAAGGTTGACGCGCTAACAAAAGCCATGGAAATTGAGTCCAAGAAAGTTAAGAGAGAAGCTGCAGCTAGAGAAAAGGAAGCTAAATCAATGAAGCCAGATGACACCAAAAATACCAGAAGCATAAGCTCCTCTAGAAG TAGGGGAACCAAAGCACCTTGA
- the LOC123218246 gene encoding putative protein FAR1-RELATED SEQUENCE 10, with translation MTTVPSKNIWMRRQQCPCGDWKCFVTYEGDAEETSEASQLVKNDTVMSESMVAPYVGMVFKSDDDAFEYYGNFARKNGFSIRKERSRLSPQLGVYKRDFVCYRSGFAPTRKKPGGEHHRDRKSVRCGCDAKMYLSKEVVEGVSQWFVVQFSNVHNHELLEDDQVRLLPAYRKIHEADQERILLLSKAGFPIHRIVKVLELEKGIQGGQLPFLERDVRNFVQNRKKVVQGNDALLTEKRENDTVELVEACKASKVTDEDFVYDFTVDENNKIENIAWAYADSVHAYNMFGDVVYFDTSYQSITYGLIFGAWLGIDSNGRTIFFGCALLQDETLRSFAWALQTFVHFMKGRCPQTIITDLDPGLKEAIRSELPSTKHVLSICNILPKLSSWLSLPLGSQFSHFKSEFEALYRTESPEDFELRWSEMVSMFGLGSEKHIALLYSFRMSWALAYTRGYFLAQMATSAYSKAADAVLRGIFSAQTCLRSFFEQVGFSTNLQNQQRQDMQYVHIKTCMPIEEHARRTLTAFAFNAFQHELVLAMQYAASEMANGSYLVRHFKRVDGERLVVWIPEDEQIHCSCKEFESSGILCRHALRVFIVKNYFQLPDKYFLSRWRQESSLAFFYDHATQKNDEQWYEEFHSLTETLLAESSITKERSDYIHKALTKELTKLLNEVRDMPESDGIAMEFALSPTD, from the exons ATGACAACTGTTCCGTCAAAAAACATATGGATGAGGAGGCAGCAATGTCCATGTGGAGATTGGAAATGTTTTGTCACATATGAGGGAGATGCTGAAGAGACATCAGAAGCATCCCAATTGGTTAAAAATGATACTGTTATGTCTGAATCTATGGTTGCCCCATATGTGGGAATGGTGTTTAAGAGTGATGATGATGCATTTGAGTATTATGGAAATTTTGCTCGGAAAAATGGGTTTTCAATCAGGAAAGAAAGGTCCAGATTGAGCCCCCAATTGGGTGTCTATAAACGTGACTTTGTTTGTTATCGCTCTGGATTTGCTCCTACAAGGAAGAAGCCTGGTGGGGAACACCACAGAGATAGGAAGTCTGTGCGGTGTGGATGTGATGCGAAGATGTATTTATCAAAGGAAGTTGTTGAAGGGGTCTCTCAATGGTTTGTTGTTCAATTTAGTAACGTCCATAATCATGAACTTTTGGAAGATGATCAAGTGAGACTCCTGCCTGCTTATAGGAAAATTCATGAGGCCGATCAAGAGAGAATTTTATTGCTTTCAAAAGCTGGGTTCCCAATACATCGCATAGTGAAGGTGCTGGAGCTGGAGAAGGGGATTCAAGGTGGTCAGTTGCCTTTTTTGGAGAGGGATGTGAGAAATTTTGTCCAAAATCGTAAAAAAGTTGTTCAAGGAAATGATGCTTTACTCacagagaaaagagagaatgaCACAGTGGAACTTGTAGAGGCATGCAAGGCTTCAAAAGTGACGGATGAAGACTTTGTCTATGATTTTACAGTTGATGAGAACAATAAGATTGAGAATATTGCCTGGGCTTATGCTGACTCTGTTCATGCATACAACATGTTTGGTGATGTAGTTTACTTTGACACTTCTTACCAGTCAATCACTTACGGTCTGATTTTTGGAGCATGGCTTGGGATTGACAGCAATGGTAGAACAATTTTCTTTGGTTGTGCTTTGTTGCAGGATGAAACACTCCGTTCATTTGCTTGGGCTTTGCAG ACTTTTGTTCATTTTATGAAAGGAAGATGTCCACAGACCATTATAACTGATCTTGACCCGGGGCTCAAAGAAGCTATAAGAAGCGAATTACCTAGCACTAAACATGTTTTGTCTATATGTAATATTCTTCCCAAGTTATCAAGTTGGCTCTCTCTGCCACTAGGATCTCAGTTTTCACACTTCAAATCTGAGTTTGAGGCACTATATCGTACAGAAAGTCCAGAGGATTTTGAACTTCGATGGAGTGAAATGGTTTCCATGTTTGGCCTTGGTTCAGAGAAACACATTGCTTTACTCTATTCTTTTCGTATGTCTTGGGCATTAGCCTACACAAGAGGCTACTTTCTCGCTCAGATGGCAACATCTGCCTACTCAAAGGCAGCAGATGCAGTTCTGAGAGGAATCTTCAGTGCACAAACATGTTTACGCAGCTTTTTTGAGCAG GTAGGTTTCTCCACCAATTTACAAAACCAACAACGTCAAGATATGCAATATGTGCATATAAAAACATGCATGCCCATTGAAGAGCATGCCCGGAGGACTCTTACAGCTTTTGCCTTTAATGCTTTTCAACATGAATTGGTGCTAGCTATGCAGTATGCTGCATCTGAAATGGCAAACGGGTCATATCTTGTTCGACATTTCAAGAGGGTTGATGGTGAACGTCTTGTTGTATGGATACCTGAAGATGAGCAGATTCATTGCTCCTGTAAGGAATTTGAGTCTTCGGGTATATTATGTAGACATGCTCTTCGTGTGTTCATTGTAAAGAACTACTTTCAACTTCCTGATAAGTATTTTTTAAGTAGATGGCGGCAAGAAAGCTCTTTAGCATTTTTCTATGATCATGCAACTCAAAAAAATGATGAACAATGGTATGAAGAATTTCATTCCCTTACTGAAACTCTACTTGCAGAATCATCAATTACAAAAGAGAGATCTGACTATATACATAAAGCACTGACAAAAGAACTCACGAAGCTTCTTAATGAGGTTAGAGATATGCCAGAGAGTGATGGAATTGCTATGGAGTTTGCTCTTTCACCAACTGATTGA
- the LOC123218839 gene encoding histone acetyltransferase GCN5-like, giving the protein MKDSLRQEKNPNGTSISIWFSFFPHSFNVYFSTFLFSFLTHTFERKYMFLICNGILVFLAKTSVSSSSSCVGKKFSSGTEMYSEVKAALHDVTRTTESDSLKNVALAAEEDQEQEDSEEKKKEQGYPSREEEREKEALRAEGEDEEEEEEEEKEEVVEATEGENTEDTQINTDELNKRIEDFIRRMKEELRIEAQRQLITV; this is encoded by the exons ATGAAAGATAGCTTACGACAGGAGAAAAACCCAAATGGCACTTCTATTAGTAtct ggttttctttctttcctcacTCCTTCAATGTCTACTTCTCTACATTCCTTTTCTCATTCCTGACTCATACTTTTGAGAGGAAGTACATGTTCCTTATTTGCAATGGCATCCTTGTGTTTCTAGCCAAAACCTcggtttcttcttcttcttcatgcGTTGGTAAAAAATTTTCATCGGGGACTGAAATGTATTCTGAAGTGAAAGCAGCGCTTCATGATGTTACGAGAACTACTGAGTCAGATTCTCTAAAGAATGTTGCACTTGCAGCCGAGGAAGACCAAGAACAAGAAGATagtgaagagaaaaagaaagaacaagGGTATCCGTCTAGAGAAGAAGAGCGAGAAAAGGAAGCTCTGAGAGCAGAAGgtgaagacgaagaagaagaagaagaagaagaaaaggaagaagtaGTAGAAGCAACAGAAGGAGAAAATACTGAAGATACACAAATAAACACAGATGAATTGAACAAGAGAATTGAAGATTTCATAAGGAGAATGAAAGAAGAACTCAGGATTGAAGCTCAAAGACAGCTAATCACAGTCTAA
- the LOC123219124 gene encoding pentatricopeptide repeat-containing protein At4g16390, chloroplastic-like, whose product MAYNLCHSTSSLFLDRQPVFYSSSSTPKPKPRSFTFTFHSKPSLQKPHVSLQETSNHNSTKDSSSSNSYIWVNPRSPRASKLKKNSYDSRYTSLVKVAEALNVCNANEDSVSSILSCLGDEILEQDCVIIINNMSNPDTALLALKYFQNKLKKASREVILYNVTLKVLKKSRDLDKAEKLFEEMLERGIKPDNVTLFTLIGCAMMCALPGKAVELFEKMPSYGCEPDDVTFSAMIDAYGQAGNVDMALSLYDRARNEKWRIDPMTFSTLIKIYGTSGNFDGCLNVYEEMKALGVKPNMIVYNNLLDAMGRAKRPWQAKNIYKDMTSNGYLPNWKTYASLLRAYGRARRGEDALAVYREMKEKGLELNVILYNTILAMCAELGYTDEAFKIFEDMKSSGTCNPDSWTFSSLITICSCSGKVSEAEVMLNEMLEAGYEPNIFILTSLIQCYGKAQRIDDVVKTFNRMPDLSITPDDRFCGCLLNVMTQTPKEELPKLTECIEKANPKLGNVVKLLLEEQGTEGDFRMEASELLISISNEVKKAYCNCLIDLCVNLNLLEKACELLDLGLRLEIYTDIQSRSPTQWSLHLKSLSLGAALTALHVWINDLSKALESGDEFPPLLGINTGHGKHKYSDKGLATVFESHLQELNAPFHEAPDKVGWFLTTQHAAKSWLKSRNSPELVTA is encoded by the coding sequence ATGGCTTACAATCTCTGCCATTCAACTTCCTCTCTCTTCCTCGACCGTCAACCTGTCTTTTACTCCTCCTCCTCAACACCGAAGCCAAAACCCAGGTCCTTTACTTTCACATTTCACTCTAAACCCTCCCTCCAAAAACCCCACGTTTCTTTGCAAGAAACATCCAACCATAACTCTACCAAGGATAGTTCTTCCTCAAACTCTTACATCTGGGTCAACCCCAGAAGCCCCAGGGCTTCgaagttgaagaaaaattcTTATGATTCAAGGTATACTTCTCTTGTTAAGGTAGCTGAAGCTTTGAATGTGTGTAATGCTAACGAGGATAGTGTTTCTAGTATTTTGAGTTGCTTAGGTGATGAAATTTTGGAGCAAGATTGTGtgattattattaataacatGTCGAACCCGGATACCGCATTGCTTGCTTTAAAGTATTTTCAGAACAAGTTGAAGAAAGCCAGTAGAGAGGTGATTTTGTATAATGTAACTTTGAAAGTGTTGAAAAAGAGTAGGGATTTGGATAAAGCGGAGAAGTTGTTCGAGGAAATGCTTGAGAGAGGGATTAAGCCTGATAATGTTACGCTTTTTACTTTAATTGGTTGTGCTATGATGTGTGCTTTGCCTGGCAAGGCGGTTGAGTTGTTTGAGAAGATGCCTAGTTATGGGTGTGAGCCTGATGATGTTACTTTTTCAGCTATGATTGATGCGTATGGACAGGCTGGTAATGTCGATATGGCTTTGAGTTTGTATGATAGGGCAAGGAATGAGAAATGGCGGATTGATCCCATGACCTTTTCtactttgattaaaatatatggGACGTCTGGAAATTTTGATGGGTGCTTGAATGTTTATGAAGAAATGAAGGCTTTAGGTGTTAAGCCAAATATGATTGTATATAACAATTTGTTGGATGCTATGGGAAGAGCCAAGAGGCCATGGCAGGCAAAAAATATCTATAAAGACATGACTAGTAATGGATATTTGCCAAATTGGAAGACATATGCATCACTATTGCGGGCTTATGGGAGAGCCCGGAGGGGTGAGGATGCTCTTGCTGTTTATAGGGAGATGAAAGAGAAAGGACTGGAATTGAATGTGATTCTTTATAATACTATTTTGGCCATGTGTGCAGAACTTGGTTATACTGATGAAGCTTTTAAGATATTTGAAGACATGAAAAGTTCTGGAACTTGCAATCCTGACAGTTGGacattttcatctttgattaCCATATGTTCATGCAGTGGGAAAGTCTCTGAGGCAGAGGTCATGTTGAATGAGATGTTAGAAGCTGGCTATGAGCctaatatatttattctaaCATCGCTTATCCAATGCTATGGAAAAGCCCAGCGTATTGATGATGTTGTGAAGACATTCAATCGAATGCCAGACTTAAGCATAACACCCGATGATCGCTTCTGTGGCTGTCTTCTGAATGTGATGACTCAAACTCCTAAGGAGGAGCTTCCCAAGCTTACTGAGTGCATTGAAAAGGCCAATCCAAAGCTGGGTAATGTAGTAAAGCTTCTCTTGGAGGAGCAGGGTACTGAAGGAGATTTTAGAATGGAAGCTTCTGAGCTCTTGATTTCGATTAGCAATGAAGTAAAGAAAGCATACTGCAATTGCTTAATTGATCTCTGTGTCAATCTCAACCTGTTGGAGAAAGCATGTGAACTACTGGACCTGGGGCTTAGACTGGAGATTTACACAGATATACAGTCCAGGTCTCCAACTCAGTGGTCCTTGCATCTGAAGAGTCTCTCTCTTGGGGCTGCACTGACTGCATTACATGTTTGGATAAATGACCTGTCAAAGGCACTAGAATCAGGCGACGAGTTTCCGCCATTACTTGGAATTAATACAGGGCATGGAAAACACAAGTACTCGGACAAAGGCTTAGCAACTGTGTTTGAGTCACATTTGCAGGAATTAAATGCTCCTTTCCATGAGGCGCCAGATAAAGTTGGGTGGTTTTTAACTACACAGCATGCAGCCAAGTCATGGCTGAAGTCTAGAAATTCACCTGAATTAGTCACTGCCTAG
- the LOC123218586 gene encoding uncharacterized protein LOC123218586 — MALRWIVHTACNALGYDQNQPNIHCKEAVGYQNQVHPHALLNNTSKVIATNSSSSSSSSGFQMPLHYPRYSKADYQKMEEWKVDMLLREYGLTFQGTLDQKRAYAMGTFLWPDQY; from the coding sequence ATGGCTCTCAGGTGGATAGTCCATACAGCATGCAATGCTTTAGGCTATGATCAAAACCAACCAAACATCCACTGCAAAGAAGCTGTGGGCTACCAGAACCAAGTTCATCCACATGCACTCCTCAACAACACCTCAAAGGTCATCGCCACtaattcatcttcatcctcatcctcttcAGGCTTCCAGATGCCCCTCCATTACCCTCGTTACTCCAAGGCAGACTACCAGAAGATGGAGGAATGGAAGGTCGACATGCTTCTCAGAGAATATGGCCTCACTTTCCAGGGCACCCTCGATCAGAAACGAGCTTATGCAATGGGCACGTTCCTGTGGCCAGATCAATACTGA
- the LOC123219611 gene encoding TPD1 protein homolog 1, with protein MLKLRIIDIPRISMLFVAVFLSTSLALHFGAELFQAEAIKDGSIKRLVFSKENTTAVARKLLQSPDDGDGNRIGTACSKDDIVILQGSTAPLPNGIPSYTVQILNVCVSGCSISNIHVSCGWFSSARLVNPRVFRRVYYDDCLVNDGEPLGPGETLSFQYANSFRYPLTISNVACC; from the exons ATGCTTAAACTCAGAATCATTGATATCCCAAGAATTTCCATGCTCTTTGTGGCTGTATTTCTCTCTACATCGCTAGCTCTTCACTTTG GGGCGGAGTTATTTCAAGCTGAAGCCATTAAAGATGGCAGCATTAAAAGATTGGTCTTTTCCAAGGAAAACACTACTGCTGTTGCCCGCAAGCTGCTGCAGTCTCCTG ATGATGGTGACGGAAACAGGATTGGCACAGCTTGTTCAAAGGATGACATTGTGATACTTCAGGGCTCAACAGCTCCACTTCCTAATGGAATTCCCTCGTACACAGTTCAAATCCTGAATGTGTGTGTCTCAGGTTGCAGTATCTCCAACATTCATGTAAGTTGTGGATGGTTCAGCTCTGCCAGGTTGGTGAATCCCAGAGTGTTTAGGCGAGTGTACTATGATGATTGCCTGGTCAATGATGGGGAGCCTCTCGGCCCTGGAGAAACTCTCTCCTTCCAGTATGCTAACAGTTTTCGCTACCCTTTAACAATATCGAATGTGGCTTGCTGCTGA
- the LOC123218838 gene encoding two-pore potassium channel 1-like, producing MAEDDVRQSLLSRNAVPATANRSISLVGNDIQSLLRLGSSIDQQEIRFKQVFLWLVAYLGVGTVCFYLVRHHIEGKKTNGIFDAMYFCVVTMTTTGYGDLVPRSALAKLLACIYVFTGMALAGFILGKAADYLVEKNEILFVKAISRIEKVGSAEVLRKAEVHKAKYKFLMSTVMLFVLILVGILFLVLVEKLKFVDAFYCVCSTTTTLGYGDESFSTGAGRIFAVFWILSSTLCLAQFFLYLTELYTESRQRSRIEWALTRKLTFSDLEAADLDHDRKVSAAEFIIYKLKEMGKISKEDISLLLENFQKLDVDHSGTLTDRDLMLPSPSQTQSKLRFYW from the exons ATGGCTGAAGATGATGTTAGACAATCTTTGCTTTCCAGAAATGCAGTTCCTGCAACTGCAAATAGATCTATCTCCCTGGTGGGAAATGATATTCAATCTCTTCTACGTTTAGGATCTTCCATAGATCAACAAGAAATTAGGTTCAAGCAAGTGTTTTTGTGGCTAGTTGCTTACCTTGGAGTAGGGACAGTTTGTTTTTACCTCGTTCGGCATCATATTGAGGGTAAGAAAACAAACGGAATTTTTGATGCCATGTACTTTTGTGTTGTGACAATGACAACTACTGGATATGGGGATCTTGTGCCCCGTAGCGCGTTGGCGAAGTTACTAGCCTGCATTTATGTCTTCACTGGCATGGCTCTTGCTGGGTTCATTCTTGGTAAGGCTGCAGATTACCTTGTTGAGAAGAATGAAATTCTTTTTGTCAAGGCAATAAGCAGGATTGAAAAGGTTGGTTCAGCCGAGGTTCTTAGGAAGGCTGAGGTCCACAAAGCCAAATACAAGTTTTTAATGTCTACAGTAATGCTGTTTGTGCTTATACTTGTGGGAATTCTCTTCCTAGTTCTcgttgaaaaattaaaatttgttgatgctttttattgtgtttgttccaccaccaccactctAGGATATGGGGATGAGAGTTTCTCAACTGGAGCGGGTCGGATTTTTGCAGTTTTCTGGATACTGAGTAGTACTCTTTGCTTAGCTCAGTTCTTTCTTTACCTCACCGAACTGTACACTGAAAGTAGGCAAAGATCAAGGATTGAATGGGCTCTTACACGAAAGCTTACATTTTCAGATCTTGAGGCTGCTGATCTTGATCATGACAGAAAAGTCAG TGCTGCAGAGTTTATCATATATAAACTGAAGGAAATGGGGAAGATCAGCAAGGAAGATATTTCACTCCTACTGGAAAATTTCCAAAAACTTGACGTCGATCATTCAGGAACCTTGACAGACAGGGACTTAATGTTACCTTCACCATCTCAAACTCAAAGCAAACTAAGATTTTATTGGTGA
- the LOC123219123 gene encoding FK506-binding protein 4-like, whose amino-acid sequence MQKIRCKGGKSIKSIEIKPPAKPEKKKEPEKEKSKEAEQKSEPVKEKPKETEKKKDADKPKEKKEAEKKTEDPKPTKPKVDIVDPLPKQKPAPTPNALEPELGYPPGYLNYPFGVCCSECYWGHGGGPCQHLGYGRPIWYDGYYGQPVYDSWGGGGGGCSIGNYGSRRGLLL is encoded by the coding sequence ATGCAAAAGATACGCTGCAAAGGTGGAAAATCAATCAAGAGTATCGAAATCAAGCCACCTGCAAAGCCTGAGAAGAAGAAGGAACCAGAAAAGGAAAAGTCCAAGGAGGCCGAGCAGAAGAGTGAACCTGTGAAGGAAAAGCCTAAGGAGactgagaagaagaaagatgcCGACAAGCctaaagagaagaaagaggcAGAGAAGAAGACAGAAGATCCCAAACCAACAAAGCCAAAAGTTGATATCGTCGACCCACTACCGAAACAGAAGCCGGCACCAACCCCCAATGCTCTTGAACCAGAACTTGGTTACCCACCTGGCTACCTGAATTACCCATTTGGGGTGTGTTGCAGCGAGTGTTATTGGGGGCATGGAGGGGGACCATGTCAACATCTTGGTTATGGAAGACCTATATGGTATGATGGTTATTACGGACAACCAGTTTATGACAGCTGGGGCGGCGGTGGCGGTGGTTGTAGTATAGGTAATTACGGGAGTCGTAGGGGATTACTTCTCTGA